A genomic segment from Clostridium pasteurianum BC1 encodes:
- a CDS encoding Lrp/AsnC ligand binding domain-containing protein, producing the protein MNFNISGLDELDIQILDILVKDSRTPYLEIARQCHVSGGTIHVRMKKMEDLGIIKGTKLIIDNSKLGYDVCCFIGIYLDKATSYLSALEQLKGIKEIVELHYTTGEYSIFSKVICKSIGDLQDLLMTKIQVIDGVQRTSTFISLSQPIDRNIQF; encoded by the coding sequence ATGAATTTTAATATTAGTGGTTTAGATGAACTTGATATTCAAATATTAGATATCTTAGTTAAAGATTCAAGAACACCGTATCTTGAAATAGCAAGACAATGTCATGTAAGTGGAGGAACCATTCATGTAAGAATGAAAAAAATGGAGGACCTAGGAATTATCAAAGGTACAAAGCTCATTATTGATAATTCAAAATTGGGCTATGACGTATGCTGTTTTATAGGAATATATCTGGATAAGGCTACTTCATATCTTAGTGCCTTAGAACAGTTAAAGGGTATTAAAGAAATAGTAGAACTTCACTATACTACTGGAGAGTATTCCATTTTCTCTAAAGTAATATGTAAAAGTATAGGTGACTTGCAAGATCTACTTATGACAAAAATACAGGTAATAGACGGTGTCCAAAGAACCAGTACCTTTATATCTCTATCGCAGCCAATAGATAGAAATATACAATTTTAA
- a CDS encoding DUF378 domain-containing protein yields the protein MKSLDIISLVLVIIGAINWGLIGFFRFDLVAALFGNMSTFTRVIYALVGIAGLYSISFLGRDRDRRVDR from the coding sequence ATGAAAAGCTTAGATATCATTTCACTTGTATTAGTTATAATAGGTGCTATAAACTGGGGTCTAATAGGATTCTTCAGATTTGATTTAGTTGCCGCTTTATTCGGTAATATGTCTACTTTCACAAGAGTTATCTACGCCTTAGTAGGTATAGCAGGCTTATACTCAATATCCTTCTTAGGAAGAGATAGGGATAGAAGAGTAGACAGATAA
- a CDS encoding phosphoenolpyruvate carboxykinase (ATP) — protein MRKDFSLSNDKAMINFTSKYCVTHEQLLTSNGFRRVMIAYLNSLEKRGSNLYKYIKKSIDEIDEEKLTDDIINVFKLLIVMDREEILKLNNKYEVFLKDKNIIVNFVEGLYGFWRKLERYTIVQNTRVNYGFESVNFIDANTQFSKLILVTYRKIEENIIGTKPNVYRQLPAGGNVGLIMNHIKWGIPEGYECLKDIPFIDSVLVDPPFIIYPKKNTRSGIFNECFENPIEGCEINSDHWFCYPAKVGELLAYVYFQRDFMSHGISMCNLFEMARREEYENIKPDIVYVFGGKDDYEEVRTVFYDDKENDIMLGYVSYDDAIDYFGYMKKMTLTLHNLIMIKRGYLPIHGAMVNIVTKDDKIANVIIMGDSGAGKSESLEAFRELSEDYISDMTIIFDDMGVVKLDGDNKPKGYGTEIGAFVRLDDLDPGYAFREIDRSIFMNPDKINARLVMPVATYNDITKGYPIDLFLYANNYDDDGDKLEFFNSPEEALPTFRNGARMAKGTTSEKGLVKTYFANPFGPVQKQEETEKLLISYFDQFFKAGIKVGQIRTCLGIKGKEKEGPKKAAIKLLETIKSLF, from the coding sequence ATGCGTAAGGATTTTTCACTAAGTAATGATAAAGCAATGATTAATTTTACTTCAAAATATTGTGTTACTCATGAGCAATTATTAACAAGTAATGGATTTAGAAGGGTTATGATAGCATATCTAAACAGTCTTGAGAAAAGAGGTTCCAATCTTTATAAATACATAAAGAAAAGTATAGATGAAATAGACGAGGAAAAACTAACAGATGACATAATAAATGTGTTTAAGTTATTAATTGTTATGGATAGGGAAGAAATTTTAAAATTAAACAACAAGTATGAAGTATTTTTAAAAGATAAAAATATAATTGTAAATTTCGTAGAAGGTTTGTATGGCTTTTGGAGAAAACTGGAAAGGTATACTATTGTTCAAAATACTAGAGTGAACTATGGATTTGAAAGTGTAAATTTCATTGATGCAAATACTCAATTTTCAAAGCTTATATTAGTAACTTATAGAAAGATTGAAGAAAACATAATAGGAACTAAGCCTAATGTTTATAGACAATTACCTGCTGGAGGTAATGTGGGTTTAATAATGAATCACATAAAATGGGGAATTCCAGAAGGCTATGAGTGCTTAAAAGATATACCTTTTATAGATTCAGTTTTAGTAGATCCTCCATTCATAATTTATCCTAAAAAGAACACCAGATCCGGTATATTCAATGAGTGTTTTGAAAATCCTATTGAAGGTTGTGAAATTAATTCAGATCACTGGTTCTGTTATCCTGCAAAGGTAGGAGAACTTTTGGCATATGTATATTTTCAAAGGGATTTTATGAGCCATGGTATTTCTATGTGCAATCTATTTGAGATGGCAAGACGTGAGGAATACGAAAATATTAAGCCAGATATAGTTTACGTATTTGGTGGAAAAGATGATTATGAAGAGGTTAGAACAGTTTTCTATGACGATAAGGAAAATGATATCATGCTTGGATATGTAAGCTATGATGATGCTATAGATTATTTTGGATACATGAAGAAAATGACATTGACACTTCATAATTTAATAATGATTAAAAGAGGATATTTGCCAATTCATGGAGCTATGGTGAATATTGTTACTAAAGATGATAAAATAGCTAATGTCATAATTATGGGAGATAGTGGCGCAGGTAAATCAGAAAGCCTTGAAGCATTTAGAGAACTCAGCGAAGACTATATAAGTGATATGACTATAATATTTGATGATATGGGAGTAGTAAAGCTGGATGGGGATAATAAACCAAAGGGATATGGTACTGAAATAGGAGCCTTTGTAAGATTGGATGATCTTGATCCTGGCTATGCCTTTAGGGAAATAGATAGGAGTATATTCATGAATCCTGATAAAATAAATGCCAGACTGGTTATGCCCGTAGCCACTTATAATGATATAACTAAGGGTTATCCAATAGATTTATTCTTATATGCAAATAATTATGACGATGATGGGGATAAATTAGAATTCTTTAATAGTCCAGAAGAAGCATTACCTACATTTAGAAATGGAGCAAGAATGGCAAAGGGTACAACTTCAGAAAAAGGACTAGTTAAAACTTATTTTGCAAATCCTTTTGGGCCTGTACAAAAACAGGAAGAAACAGAAAAACTTTTAATAAGCTATTTTGATCAATTTTTTAAAGCTGGAATAAAAGTTGGTCAGATAAGAACTTGTCTTGGTATTAAGGGTAAGGAAAAGGAAGGTCCTAAAAAGGCAGCAATAAAGCTTCTTGAAACAATAAAATCTCTATTTTAA